In Flavobacteriales bacterium, the following are encoded in one genomic region:
- the purT gene encoding formate-dependent phosphoribosylglycinamide formyltransferase, whose product MRKKILLLGSGELGKELVIALQRLGQYVIAVDSYENAPAMQVAHEFEIIDMLDGNALDELVNKHQPDLIVPEVESIRTERFFDYEKQGYKVIPSAKAANFTMNRKAIRDLAAKELGIRTATYRYAKNYDELVDGVEVCGMPCVVKPLMSSSGKGQSIIKTEEDIQKAWDYAMEGSRGDLAEVIVEEFIDFDFEITLLTLTQDNGKTLFCPPIGHRQERGDYQESWQPMSMKEDDLIEAQTMSDKVTAALKGSGIWGVEFFIAKNGIYFSELSPRPHDTGMVTLANTQNFSEFELHARAILGIPVNEINLLKNGASAVVLAKENNLNFPVFKGLEKAALIPNSDFKIFGKPSSSPYRRMAVGLSYGINEPVEQLVKRAKQIAGLINID is encoded by the coding sequence ATGAGAAAAAAGATTTTACTTTTAGGTTCAGGAGAATTAGGCAAAGAGTTAGTAATAGCTTTGCAAAGATTAGGACAGTATGTAATAGCAGTTGATAGCTATGAGAATGCACCAGCTATGCAAGTAGCACATGAATTTGAAATCATTGATATGCTTGATGGTAATGCTCTTGACGAATTAGTAAATAAACATCAACCAGATTTGATAGTTCCAGAAGTGGAGTCCATTCGTACTGAACGTTTCTTCGATTATGAAAAGCAAGGCTATAAGGTTATACCATCAGCTAAAGCGGCAAACTTTACAATGAATAGAAAAGCCATAAGAGACTTAGCGGCTAAGGAATTAGGTATAAGAACAGCGACATATCGCTATGCTAAAAATTACGATGAGTTGGTTGACGGAGTTGAGGTTTGTGGAATGCCTTGCGTTGTAAAACCTCTGATGTCGAGTTCAGGAAAAGGACAGTCCATAATAAAAACAGAAGAAGATATTCAAAAAGCATGGGATTATGCCATGGAAGGTTCTCGAGGAGATTTAGCAGAAGTTATTGTTGAAGAGTTTATTGATTTTGATTTTGAAATTACCCTTTTAACGCTTACACAAGATAATGGAAAAACATTGTTTTGCCCACCAATAGGTCACCGACAAGAAAGAGGAGATTACCAAGAAAGTTGGCAGCCTATGTCCATGAAAGAGGATGATTTAATAGAAGCTCAAACTATGTCTGATAAAGTAACTGCTGCTCTAAAAGGCTCTGGAATATGGGGAGTTGAGTTTTTTATTGCTAAGAATGGAATCTATTTTTCTGAGTTATCGCCACGTCCACATGATACTGGTATGGTTACTTTAGCTAATACACAGAACTTTTCAGAGTTTGAGCTTCATGCCAGAGCTATACTTGGAATTCCGGTAAATGAAATAAATCTTTTAAAAAATGGTGCTAGTGCCGTTGTATTAGCGAAAGAAAATAACCTTAATTTTCCAGTCTTTAAAGGCTTAGAAAAAGCAGCATTAATACCTAATTCTGATTTCAAAATTTTTGGTAAGCCATCTAGTAGTCCTTAC